One window from the genome of Cucumis melo cultivar AY chromosome 12, USDA_Cmelo_AY_1.0, whole genome shotgun sequence encodes:
- the LOC103498304 gene encoding uncharacterized protein LOC103498304 produces the protein MAMSLKTVMAIKSYQSQADALVKNYLLADHFVPFTSVLGGMLACKLIYDLTQLVSNFYFKSYLGLTKIQRVEWNNRGMSTFHAIYISIMSLYFVFWSDLFSDQRHAGLVTFQSSTLSTFILGISVGYFLADLGLIVWLYPSLGGMEYVVHHSLSGLAVAYSVFSGEGQLYTYMVLISEITTPEINMRWYLDTAGMKRSCAYLINGIVIFFAWLIARILLFGYTFYHVYLHYDQVIKMHVIGYLLVFGVPTVLGMMNLMWFGKIVKGLMKTISKR, from the exons ATGGCAATGTCTTTGAAGACTGTAATGGCTATCAAATCTTACCAAAGTCAAGCTGATGCACTAGTAAAGAACTATTTATTAGCAGACCATTTTGTCCCATTCACTTCTGTACTTGGAGGGATGCTTGCTTGTAAATTG ATTTATGATCTCACTCAATTAGTTagcaatttttattttaaaagttatcTTGGTCTTACAAAAATCCAACGAGTGGAGTGGAATAACCG CGGCATGTCCACTTTTCATGCAATCTATATCTCAATCATGTCATTGTACTTCGTTTTCTGGTCAGATCTCTTCTCTGACCAGCGTCATGCTGGGCTTGTTACCTTTCAAAGTTCAACGTTGTCTACTTTCATATTGGGG ATTTCAGTTGGGTACTTCTTGGCAGATCTTGGATTGATTGTTTGGCTGTATCCTTCCTTAGGTGGGATGGAGTAT GTTGTCCACCACTCTCTTTCCGGACTAGCAGTGGCTTACTCTGTTTTTTCTGGAGAAGGGCAACTCTATACTTATATGGTCCTCATTTCGGAGATTACAACTCCTGAGATTAATATGAGATG GTATCTTGATACTGCTGGTATGAAGAGGTCCTGTGCATATTTGATTAATGGCATTGTAATATTTTTTGCATGGCTG ATTGCTCGCATACTGCTGTTTGGATACACATTCTATCACGTTTACTTGCACTATGATCAG GTAATTAAGATGCATGTAATTGGATATCTTTTGGTATTTGGAGTGCCAACAGTGCTAGGTATGATGAACTTGATGTGGTTCGGAAAGATTGTCAAGGGATTAATGAAAACTATATCAAAGAGGTGA